The nucleotide window TGGTGCGGGTGCGGGTTCCGGTGAGCTGGGCGCCGCCGGGTCGTCGGGATGAGTGGCGTTGTACTGCGCGGCGTTGCGATTGAGGCCGTCGAGATAGGCCTTGAGCTTGAGGCCCTGCAGCACCGGCGGCAGTCCCGGCCCTGGCGGTGCCTGGTCGGTCAGCTGCCAGGTCTGGCAGCCGGTGGTCTTGAACGTGCCGTCGGTGGCGTCGATCTGGACCACCTGCGCCTCGTGTGTGAAGGCCCGGTCGATCGTGTCGCCGGTCTGACCGGCCGGCGCGGCGGCGATCCGGCGCCACGAACACGTGCCGTCGCCGACCGGTCCGGCCGAGGCGTACACGCCGGGGACGATGTCGGTACCCACTACGAAGGAGCCGTCGTGGTCGATGACGTTCTTCGGCGCGGCCGGCGGCGCGGGCGCGGGAGCCGGCGCCGGACTCGGCGCCGGAGTCAGCACTGCCGGGTCGGCCACGGCCGTCGCGGCGCCGCTGCAACCGAGGAGCGTGAACGCGGCCAGCGCCGTGCCGGCCAGGGCGGGGACCACCAGCGGTTTGGACCTCATATACCTCAGGGTAGGCCCGTGCCGGGCCGGTCCGGCAACCTGAGGATGGGCTGAACGGCTTCCGTCGCCGCGCAACGGCCCGGGCATCGGGGTGCCGCGATCCCGCGCGGGGCGGCGGTCTCAACGGCATTTGCACAGGTAGAGCGGGTCAGGCGGGGCCGGTGAATGCGTTGGCGAAAGAGTGGTCGACGTTGCAAAATATGTACGGCACGTCACTCTGTTATATGGCCTAAGCTCTCAGTTACATAAGCTAACCTGTGGCGATCATAAGACGCCTGGTGAACGCGGCGAAACAACCCAACGGGGGAATTCGAACTCGATGAACGTGCTCAAACGCATCTGGATACCACTGGTCATCGTGATCGTGGTCGGCGTCGCCACGTTCACCGTGATGCGGGTCCGCACGTTCTTCGGCACCGGTCCCGGTTACGTCTCGACCGAGAACAGCGCCTCCGACGAGAGCGAACCGTTCGACCCCAAGGTCGTCAAATACGAGATCTGGGGCTCGGGCGCCACCGCCAACATCAACTACATGGACCTCGACGCCAAGCCGCAGCGGGCCGACAACGCCCCGCTGCCGTGGACGTTGACGCTGAGCACCACCGCACCGTCGGTGTTCCCCACCATCTCCGCGCAAGGCGACGGTGACAGCTTGTCCTGC belongs to Mycolicibacterium cosmeticum and includes:
- a CDS encoding MmpS family transport accessory protein; translation: MNVLKRIWIPLVIVIVVGVATFTVMRVRTFFGTGPGYVSTENSASDESEPFDPKVVKYEIWGSGATANINYMDLDAKPQRADNAPLPWTLTLSTTAPSVFPTISAQGDGDSLSCRITVDDEVKDERTVDGVGAHTYCLVKSA